A genomic segment from Lutzomyia longipalpis isolate SR_M1_2022 chromosome 3, ASM2433408v1 encodes:
- the LOC129791967 gene encoding uncharacterized protein LOC129791967 produces MKVIAVGVLLAMMAGVLAEARVVDGNSTDVQMSNTKEDTAATLRNIHINLQPVERFFNWMFEDKTALNVGESRTFGRIRWLGKMLNLVMFLLGMLVTMAAGGIMLGMWSVKLGIGVLFLNVIILLIKLLIAKKHEGHDSGHYFIEPQGRLNFQIFSSQSPVYAAVPHMTWDRNGAPKVATSMVPIYGSRMPIGGLPTGPYYGQNDYLGNIIGLAPYQQNWSSTGSQIAKNK; encoded by the exons ATGAAGGTCATCGCTGTTGGTGTGCTCTTAGCAATGATGGCGGGAGTTTTGGCTGAAGCGCGGGTTGTCGATGGAAACAGCACGGATGTTCAAATGAGCAATACAAAAGAGGATACAGCCGCAACATTGCGCAACATCCACATTAATCTTCAGCCAGTTGAGCGTTTCTTCAACTGGATGTTCGAGGATAAGACTGCTTTGAATGTTG GAGAATCGAGAACATTTGGCCGAATACGATGGCTTGGCAAAATGCTGAATCTCGTGATGTTCCTTTTGGGTATGCTGGTCACAATGGCAGCTGGTGGCATAATGTTGGGAATGTGGAGCGTTAAGTTGGGCATTGGAGTCCTATTCCTCAATGTGATTATACTCCTTATAAAACTTCTAATTGCCAAGAAGCACGAAGGACACGATAGTGGACACTATTTTATAGAACCCCAAGGAAGGCTAAATTTCCAAATATTCTCATCGCAATCCCCCGTCTATGCTGCTGTTCCGCACATGACGTGGGACAGGAATGGTGCTCCAAAGGTTGCCACCTCCATGGTGCCCATTTATGGGTCCCGAATGCCCATTGGCGGCCTACCAACAGGACCATACTACGGGCAAAATGATTATTTAGGAAATATAATTGGATTAGCGCCATACCAGCAAAATTGGTCCAGCACAGGCAGCCAAATTGCAAAGAATAAGTAA